DNA from Polaribacter sp. NJDZ03:
TTTCCGGCAAGTATATAGATACTGCTTCCCATTAATTTATTTACCCATTTCCTTTTAGAAAAAGAATCGTGATTTGCATCATGCATCACATTCATACCAACACCGGCCATTCCTATTCCGGTTACTACCATTAAAAGTGCCATTAGCCATTGCGGCATCGAGACTGTTAAAATTAAAATAAAAGGAACCAAGAAAAGAGAAAACATAACAATTGCTTTGGTGTACAATTTCCAGTTTCCTGTTTTTTGTAATTCGTTTTCTTTAAAATATGTATTTACTCGTTTGTTTAGAGTTCTAAAGAATTTAGCTTTATCTACTCTAGAAAAATTTATTGTTTTCATTTTTATGTTTATAATATGCAAAAATATACTTTTTGAAATGGAGTTTTATAATAAACGGCATATTTTGTTTAGAATTGTTCCAATACAAATAACTATTTTTGCAATTCAAATATATTTATTAATGGAAATTATACTCAAGTATTTTAAGGACTTAACCACAACCCAAATAGAACAGTTTTCTAAACTTCAAGAATTATACCAAGATTGGAATTTAAAAATAAATGTTGTTTCTAGAAAAGATATAGACGAACTGTATTTACGCCATGTATTACATTCTTTAGCAATAGCAAAAGTGGTGCAATTTAAACCAGGTTCTAAAGTGATGGATGTTGGTACTGGAGGAGGTTTTCCTGGTATTCCATTAGCAATTTTATTTCCAGAAACACAGTTTCATTTGGTAGATTCTATTGGTAAAAAGATAAAAGTAGTAAATGAAGTTGTAGCTGGTTTAGGTTTAGAAAACGTAAAAACTACAAACGGAAGAGTAGAAGAGGTAAAAGATACTTATGATTTTATTGTAAGTAGAGCAGTAGCACAAATGGAAACGTTTGTGGGCTGGACGAAAGGTAGAATTTCTAAAAAGCAAAATCACGATTTAAAAAACGGAATTTTATATTTAAAAGGTGGTGATTTATCTGAAGAATTAAAATTATATACGTCTGCGACGATTTATGATTTACCAGATTTTTTTGAAGAAGACTTTTATGAAACAAAAAAAGTAGTGCATTTAGGGATGAAGTTTAAAGGGTAGTCTTTAAATTAACCTAATAGAGCTCTTCTTATTAAAAGAATATTTAAATAGAAAAGATGCACCAATGAGTGTATCTTTTCTATTTAATTCAATTT
Protein-coding regions in this window:
- the rsmG gene encoding 16S rRNA (guanine(527)-N(7))-methyltransferase RsmG, which codes for MEIILKYFKDLTTTQIEQFSKLQELYQDWNLKINVVSRKDIDELYLRHVLHSLAIAKVVQFKPGSKVMDVGTGGGFPGIPLAILFPETQFHLVDSIGKKIKVVNEVVAGLGLENVKTTNGRVEEVKDTYDFIVSRAVAQMETFVGWTKGRISKKQNHDLKNGILYLKGGDLSEELKLYTSATIYDLPDFFEEDFYETKKVVHLGMKFKG